In Campylobacterota bacterium, one DNA window encodes the following:
- a CDS encoding DEAD/DEAH box helicase family protein, producing MKFFNTAGPINPADHYFVPDRFNDNQVRQLIEQKKYFILHAPRQSGKTTGMVQFVKELNQQGKYKALYVNIEAAQAARSDVEQAMFTIMRAIKNAISLYFGQQDVGYLHLEETTKTSDMISGNNLADFLQFWSANSDKPIVLFIDEIDSLVGDTLISVLRQLRAGYASRPGFFPQAVCLVGVRDVRDYRIWSDSAQATVLGGSAFNIKAESLTLENFSLAQTRYLLCQHTHETGQKFTDDAIEYVQHLTQGQPWLVNALAYQACFRDVTDRAQTITKDIIERSKEILIQRRDTHIDQLVDKLREPRVRAIVDSIVNGTTRPQDFPTDDVQYVLDLGLICKRNKGLDIANPIYQEVIPRELTYTTQLSLTQQTAWYVDEDGQLNMTKLLESFTQFYRENSEMWLERFAYKEAGPHLLLMAFLQRVVNGGGTIHREYALGRGRLDILVGWKEQRIVIELKVAHSAKTVPDGLLQTAEYMDANNATEGHLVVFDRSEGKSWDDKIFTRTEQQGKWTIQVWGL from the coding sequence ATGAAATTTTTCAATACCGCAGGCCCAATTAATCCAGCAGATCACTATTTTGTACCAGATAGATTTAATGATAACCAAGTACGTCAGCTCATTGAGCAAAAAAAATACTTTATCTTGCATGCACCGCGTCAAAGCGGGAAAACCACGGGTATGGTCCAGTTTGTTAAAGAGCTAAACCAGCAGGGCAAATACAAAGCGCTTTACGTCAACATTGAAGCCGCGCAGGCCGCGCGCAGTGACGTTGAACAAGCGATGTTTACCATCATGCGTGCTATTAAAAATGCTATCAGTCTCTATTTTGGCCAACAAGATGTTGGCTATCTCCACCTGGAAGAGACAACAAAAACCTCTGATATGATCTCGGGTAATAATCTTGCAGATTTTTTACAATTTTGGTCAGCCAACTCAGACAAGCCAATCGTGCTATTCATTGACGAAATTGACTCTCTGGTTGGCGATACACTCATTTCCGTGTTGCGTCAGCTGCGTGCTGGCTATGCAAGCAGACCAGGCTTTTTCCCTCAGGCTGTGTGTTTGGTGGGTGTGCGTGATGTGCGCGACTACCGCATCTGGTCTGACAGTGCACAGGCAACGGTGTTGGGTGGTAGCGCGTTTAACATCAAGGCCGAAAGCCTTACCCTTGAAAATTTTAGCCTAGCCCAAACACGCTACTTGCTCTGCCAGCACACGCACGAGACAGGACAAAAATTTACTGATGATGCAATTGAGTATGTCCAACACCTGACGCAAGGCCAGCCATGGCTTGTCAATGCTCTGGCCTACCAAGCATGTTTTCGTGATGTGACGGACCGAGCACAAACAATTACCAAAGACATTATCGAGCGCAGCAAAGAAATACTCATCCAGCGTCGAGATACGCATATTGACCAGCTGGTTGATAAATTGCGCGAGCCTCGTGTGCGGGCAATCGTTGACAGCATTGTCAACGGAACCACTCGACCGCAAGATTTTCCGACCGATGACGTGCAGTATGTGCTTGACCTTGGCCTAATTTGTAAACGTAACAAAGGGCTTGATATTGCAAACCCAATCTATCAAGAAGTGATTCCACGCGAGCTCACCTACACCACACAGCTTTCACTCACACAGCAAACTGCCTGGTATGTTGATGAAGATGGGCAGCTGAATATGACAAAGCTGCTTGAAAGCTTCACCCAATTTTATCGCGAAAATTCAGAAATGTGGCTCGAGCGCTTTGCCTACAAAGAGGCTGGACCTCACCTACTGCTTATGGCATTTTTGCAGCGTGTGGTTAACGGTGGTGGCACCATCCACCGCGAATATGCCCTTGGCCGGGGACGGCTTGATATTTTAGTCGGCTGGAAAGAGCAGCGCATCGTCATCGAGCTTAAAGTTGCACACAGTGCCAAAACAGTTCCGGACGGCCTGCTGCAAACAGCCGAGTACATGGACGCCAACAATGCAACTGAGGGGCACTTGGTTGTTTTTGACCGTAGTGAGGGTAAAAGCTGGGATGACAAAATTTTTACCCGAACTGAGCAACAAGGAAAATGGACCATTCAGGTATGGGGTTTGTAG
- a CDS encoding ATP-binding protein: MIINRNFWQALIERSWKERSVIWLMGVRRVGKTSLCQSLDNIEYFDCESPRVRQMLVDPESFLEGQENTRVVLDEIHRLDNPSEVLKLAADHYPTVKIIATGSSTLGASAKFKDTLTGRKIEIWLSPMLFQDLALFGNTDLNHRFLFGGLPSFFTAKQVPEKYFQEWIDAYWAKDIQDIFSIGKRFAFQKFAELLLANSGGLFEATRYTAPCEVSRATISNYLNVLEETFVVHVLRPFSTHKPTEIVMAPKVYGFDTGFVCYAQGKTALRAEDVGFMWEHCVLNEMLGRLQMRTVHYWRNKSGHEIDFVIQHRKNKSITAIECKFLINQDAIALKALIKNFTSFRRHYPIGENIVVASNIEKMFKRKIDDITITFLAPDDLIDLLDQ, encoded by the coding sequence ATGATTATTAATAGAAATTTTTGGCAGGCGTTAATAGAAAGATCCTGGAAAGAGCGGAGTGTTATTTGGTTAATGGGTGTTAGACGGGTTGGTAAGACAAGCTTATGCCAGAGTCTTGATAACATTGAGTACTTTGATTGTGAGAGCCCTAGGGTTAGGCAGATGCTGGTAGATCCTGAAAGTTTTCTTGAGGGGCAAGAAAATACACGGGTTGTACTCGATGAAATTCATCGTCTTGATAATCCCTCAGAGGTTTTAAAGCTCGCTGCGGATCACTATCCCACCGTTAAAATTATTGCGACAGGCTCATCAACGCTGGGTGCTAGTGCAAAATTTAAAGACACGCTAACGGGTCGAAAGATTGAAATTTGGCTTTCGCCTATGCTTTTTCAAGATCTTGCTTTGTTTGGTAACACTGATTTGAATCACCGTTTTCTATTTGGTGGGTTACCCTCTTTTTTTACAGCAAAACAAGTCCCTGAAAAGTATTTTCAGGAATGGATTGATGCTTACTGGGCAAAGGATATACAAGATATATTCAGTATTGGTAAACGCTTTGCATTTCAAAAGTTTGCCGAGCTATTGCTGGCAAATAGCGGGGGGCTTTTTGAGGCAACTCGATATACGGCACCTTGTGAGGTGAGCAGGGCGACCATCTCTAATTATCTGAATGTTTTGGAAGAAACGTTTGTTGTGCATGTGTTACGGCCTTTTTCAACGCATAAGCCGACCGAGATTGTTATGGCTCCAAAGGTGTATGGGTTTGATACCGGCTTTGTATGTTATGCGCAAGGTAAAACAGCGTTAAGAGCAGAAGATGTAGGCTTTATGTGGGAGCATTGTGTCTTGAATGAAATGCTTGGTCGACTTCAAATGCGGACGGTTCATTATTGGCGTAATAAAAGTGGGCATGAGATTGACTTTGTTATTCAACATCGAAAAAATAAGTCGATTACTGCCATAGAGTGCAAATTTCTTATTAATCAAGATGCGATTGCTCTTAAAGCACTGATTAAAAATTTTACAAGTTTCAGGCGTCACTATCCAATAGGAGAAAATATTGTTGTGGCTAGCAATATTGAAAAGATGTTTAAAAGAAAAATTGATGATATTACCATTACGTTTCTAGCGCCTGACGATCTTATCGACTTACTGGATCAATGA
- a CDS encoding undecaprenyl-diphosphate phosphatase gives MNDVCVVMLVQMITEMLPISSSGHVMLVLHMFARLHQQAVVLPELLDDCAHVSALFVYVIFFLWLYAALIKRVIFFMLTRASCARLARIIVHAALVVGIADGVTVVCYGVRSVLKKNVPLYTSVCAHPLSLALGFALTMLVLFSLRWQKNEARTTRMTYSGALQLGLVQSVSLLWPGLSRFAFVYTFLRAYGLRRDRAFTCTFLVFLPLVTAVAARGVHGGAFAAMHAVGMSNMLFVLTTCLAAGIFFVVWQMVQTKRLWYCAWYMLVPLLSTCVLLMF, from the coding sequence ATGAATGACGTGTGTGTTGTAATGCTTGTGCAAATGATAACTGAAATGTTACCAATCAGTAGTTCTGGTCATGTTATGCTTGTGTTGCACATGTTTGCGCGGTTGCATCAGCAAGCGGTTGTATTGCCTGAGTTGCTTGATGATTGTGCACACGTGAGTGCGTTGTTTGTCTATGTTATTTTTTTTCTGTGGTTGTATGCCGCGCTTATCAAGCGTGTTATTTTTTTTATGCTTACTCGTGCAAGTTGTGCCAGGCTTGCACGCATTATTGTCCATGCTGCACTTGTTGTTGGCATTGCCGATGGTGTGACGGTTGTTTGTTACGGCGTGCGTAGTGTGTTGAAAAAAAATGTACCACTCTACACGAGTGTGTGCGCACACCCGTTGAGTTTGGCGCTTGGTTTTGCGCTGACAATGCTGGTGTTATTTTCGTTGCGTTGGCAAAAAAATGAAGCGCGTACAACGCGTATGACCTACTCTGGTGCACTGCAGCTTGGCCTTGTGCAAAGTGTTAGTTTGCTGTGGCCGGGGCTGTCACGTTTTGCATTTGTGTACACATTTTTGCGAGCATATGGGCTGCGGCGTGATCGTGCTTTTACGTGTACGTTTTTAGTCTTTTTGCCATTGGTAACTGCCGTTGCAGCGCGTGGTGTGCATGGCGGTGCGTTTGCAGCGATGCATGCGGTTGGGATGAGCAACATGTTGTTTGTCTTGACAACCTGTCTGGCTGCAGGGATCTTTTTTGTAGTTTGGCAGATGGTGCAAACCAAACGGTTGTGGTATTGTGCCTGGTACATGCTCGTGCCGTTGCTGAGCACATGTGTGTTGCTGATGTTCTGA
- a CDS encoding DNA translocase FtsK → MNVKGMRLSLKQNGVLAWSYQREIVGALLAALLMFCLLACLSYNGADNSLLHYISGHVQVNNWCGSVGAHVAALFFYAFGLCAYVALVFLALLAARLLQGAQLSREGVRVLASIFSLVVSCAVVSHIALSFQYQWSGGFIGNSLMQVLHPIFGYGGCSVLLLCAVWTSACVLLRYPLMPSLLALFETIYVGLCMVASSLVFAVLSVWRAAVWVTGQCLQLWVWPLQVHLNNDELRAFSAQHQAAVKIDDDQESRAAMFDFFGSTQQAPASRQSFQEQPCYDEQSEQSGERFAQKTCYNTGHEYRLLGTTITMLPNTRIACNLFAPLLMLEGKSVVQRLQYLLRVAGSIVTELPHLSLLAQNDSDKAHEVMHEATNRAQKLEEKLAYFGVKGKVSAIKPGPLITLFEYEPEIDSKISRITALEDDLAMALSASSIRTIAPILGKNAVGFEIANYVREQVFVSEIFSTPEFANAREEMALPLALGVDVVGGPVIEDLVSMPHLLIGGATGAGKSVGLHVILNSMLFTRSPQELRLVLIDPKRLEFSLYADIPHLLFPIVTHPSRATQTLKWIVQEMELRYQTMAECGVRNMLEYQALSAKSPQTYSPMHYIVVVIDELADLMMVAGKEVEILIARIAQMARASGIHMIVATQRPSVDVVTGIIKVNFPSRIAFRVSSKVDSRVIIDGQGAEKLLGRGDMLYMHPSTSGIKRVHGAYISEKEIESVNNFWKEQQSVQYLNLHEVLKADESAASSGECDEIYEQVLEFIKSQDEISISRLQRQFGIGFNRSARIIEQLEADGIIAPSQGGKPRKVIR, encoded by the coding sequence ATGAATGTAAAAGGAATGCGTTTGTCGCTGAAACAAAATGGTGTGTTAGCGTGGTCGTATCAACGTGAGATTGTTGGTGCACTGTTGGCAGCACTGCTCATGTTTTGTTTGCTTGCCTGTCTTTCATATAATGGTGCGGACAACTCGCTTTTGCATTACATCAGTGGGCATGTGCAGGTCAATAACTGGTGTGGTAGCGTGGGCGCGCATGTTGCAGCGCTCTTTTTTTATGCCTTTGGCTTGTGTGCGTATGTAGCACTCGTCTTTTTGGCATTGCTTGCCGCGCGGTTATTGCAGGGAGCACAGTTATCACGTGAAGGTGTGCGTGTGCTTGCAAGTATTTTTTCCTTAGTTGTTTCTTGTGCAGTGGTTTCACACATTGCACTTTCTTTTCAGTATCAATGGAGCGGTGGATTTATTGGCAACAGTCTCATGCAGGTGCTCCACCCAATTTTTGGTTATGGTGGGTGCAGTGTGTTGTTGTTGTGTGCAGTATGGACAAGCGCGTGTGTGTTGTTGCGGTACCCGTTAATGCCAAGCCTGCTTGCATTGTTTGAAACCATCTATGTTGGACTGTGCATGGTTGCCAGCTCACTGGTGTTTGCCGTGCTCAGTGTATGGCGGGCTGCCGTGTGGGTAACGGGCCAGTGTTTACAGCTGTGGGTGTGGCCACTGCAAGTTCATCTTAACAACGATGAGCTGCGAGCTTTTTCTGCGCAGCACCAAGCGGCGGTAAAAATTGATGACGATCAGGAATCTCGTGCGGCTATGTTTGATTTTTTTGGTTCAACACAACAGGCGCCAGCCTCGAGACAATCTTTTCAAGAGCAACCGTGCTATGACGAGCAAAGCGAGCAAAGTGGTGAACGCTTTGCTCAAAAAACGTGTTACAACACAGGGCACGAATATCGCCTGCTGGGAACAACAATTACCATGCTGCCTAACACGCGCATTGCATGCAATTTGTTTGCTCCGCTGCTTATGCTTGAGGGTAAAAGCGTGGTGCAGCGTCTACAGTATTTATTGCGCGTTGCCGGTTCAATTGTGACCGAGCTGCCGCATCTTTCGTTGCTTGCGCAAAACGATTCAGACAAGGCACACGAAGTTATGCACGAAGCTACCAACCGTGCGCAAAAGCTTGAGGAAAAGTTAGCCTACTTTGGCGTAAAGGGTAAAGTAAGCGCCATCAAGCCTGGCCCATTGATCACCCTGTTTGAATATGAGCCAGAAATTGATAGTAAAATTAGTAGGATTACCGCACTTGAAGACGACCTTGCTATGGCACTTTCTGCCAGCAGCATCAGAACGATTGCTCCAATTCTTGGCAAAAACGCGGTAGGTTTTGAAATTGCAAACTATGTGCGTGAGCAGGTGTTTGTTTCAGAAATTTTTAGTACTCCCGAGTTTGCCAATGCTCGTGAGGAAATGGCATTGCCGCTTGCGCTTGGTGTTGATGTGGTTGGCGGGCCAGTGATTGAAGATTTGGTGAGCATGCCGCATTTACTCATTGGTGGGGCAACCGGTGCTGGTAAGTCGGTTGGGCTGCACGTCATTTTAAATAGCATGCTGTTTACACGTTCACCGCAAGAGCTACGTTTGGTCCTGATTGACCCCAAGCGCCTTGAGTTTTCATTGTATGCGGACATCCCGCATTTGTTATTTCCGATTGTGACGCATCCATCACGTGCGACGCAAACGTTGAAGTGGATTGTGCAAGAAATGGAGCTTCGTTATCAAACGATGGCAGAGTGTGGTGTGCGTAATATGTTAGAATATCAAGCACTGTCAGCTAAAAGTCCACAAACCTATTCGCCAATGCATTATATTGTGGTGGTTATTGATGAGCTTGCCGATTTAATGATGGTTGCGGGTAAGGAAGTTGAGATACTGATTGCGCGCATTGCACAAATGGCACGTGCATCGGGCATTCATATGATTGTTGCAACGCAGCGTCCATCAGTTGATGTTGTAACGGGTATCATTAAGGTTAACTTTCCAAGTCGCATTGCATTTCGTGTTTCAAGTAAGGTTGATTCGCGCGTTATTATTGATGGGCAGGGTGCTGAAAAGTTGTTAGGGCGTGGTGATATGTTGTATATGCATCCATCTACGTCTGGTATTAAACGTGTTCATGGTGCATACATTTCTGAAAAAGAAATTGAATCGGTCAACAACTTTTGGAAAGAGCAACAAAGTGTACAGTATTTAAACCTGCATGAGGTACTTAAAGCTGATGAGAGCGCCGCCTCTTCTGGTGAGTGTGATGAAATATATGAGCAGGTGCTTGAGTTTATCAAGTCGCAAGATGAAATATCAATTTCAAGGTTGCAACGCCAGTTTGGTATTGGTTTTAACCGTTCTGCGCGCATTATTGAACAACTTGAAGCGGATGGCATTATTGCACCAAGTCAGGGAGGTAAACCGCGTAAGGTTATTCGCTAG
- a CDS encoding UDP-N-acetylmuramoyl-tripeptide--D-alanyl-D-alanine ligase, whose translation MQLDHAFLKESLPYASISVEGQQQWQAREVTVSIDSRHVKPEQFFVALKGARVDGNNFVADALARGACGVLVDDDGMRKLEAAPAKDRVGKVIVHVPDSMQAFVDLARAWRAQLRCPVVGVTGSVGKTTTKEMIRTILRTADFPAFVSYKNYNTLIGTCYNLLNVPGNVKAAVLELGISQVGEMHELVDVARPTIGLITTVSHAHLQGLGGSVTCVAAQKRALFDFFGGSDIGIINGDVPLLTDFSYPHPIAKFGFKTKNHIQARKVRIERDKDGNLVTHFALKCYGKKVDVTINGNHPGFVVNALGAVAISYFLKIPFDLIVRGLQAYQGFEGRFQFKQLRNGKGNLLNDCYNANPESMRAALEAFSQIKVAGSKIAVLGDMLELGEKELYWHRQIGRVLAKLAPLDGLILVGERARHIASPLLQAVNVVTVDSWQQAQQELERMIVKDDSLVLTKASRGVNLSLLVEKVSL comes from the coding sequence ATGCAACTTGATCATGCTTTCTTAAAGGAATCATTGCCGTATGCATCTATCAGTGTTGAAGGCCAACAGCAGTGGCAAGCACGTGAAGTGACTGTTTCTATTGATAGCAGGCATGTAAAGCCGGAACAGTTTTTTGTTGCCCTTAAGGGTGCGCGTGTTGATGGAAACAACTTTGTTGCCGATGCGCTTGCGCGTGGTGCCTGTGGTGTATTGGTTGATGATGACGGTATGCGAAAGCTAGAAGCCGCGCCGGCAAAAGATCGCGTTGGCAAGGTGATTGTTCATGTGCCAGATAGCATGCAAGCGTTTGTAGATCTTGCTCGTGCATGGCGCGCCCAGCTACGCTGCCCGGTTGTTGGAGTAACGGGGTCTGTTGGTAAAACAACGACGAAAGAAATGATTCGTACCATTTTGCGCACGGCCGATTTTCCGGCATTTGTTTCGTACAAAAATTATAATACGCTTATTGGCACGTGTTACAATTTGCTTAATGTACCCGGCAATGTTAAGGCCGCTGTGCTTGAGTTGGGTATCAGCCAGGTAGGCGAGATGCACGAGCTTGTTGATGTTGCGCGACCAACAATTGGCTTGATTACAACAGTTTCACACGCGCACCTGCAGGGCCTGGGTGGCTCTGTTACGTGTGTTGCGGCGCAAAAGCGTGCGCTCTTTGATTTTTTTGGGGGGAGCGACATTGGCATTATTAATGGCGATGTGCCATTGCTTACAGATTTTTCTTATCCTCATCCCATTGCAAAATTTGGGTTTAAAACAAAAAATCATATTCAGGCGCGCAAGGTGCGCATAGAGCGAGACAAAGATGGTAACCTTGTTACCCATTTTGCGCTCAAATGTTACGGTAAAAAAGTTGATGTGACGATTAATGGCAATCATCCAGGGTTTGTTGTTAACGCGCTTGGCGCAGTTGCCATATCCTATTTTTTAAAAATTCCTTTTGATTTGATTGTGCGTGGCTTGCAAGCATATCAAGGATTTGAGGGACGGTTTCAATTTAAGCAGCTGAGAAATGGGAAGGGTAATTTGCTCAATGATTGTTACAATGCAAACCCTGAAAGTATGCGTGCCGCACTGGAAGCATTTTCGCAAATCAAGGTTGCTGGTTCAAAAATTGCCGTGCTTGGCGATATGCTTGAGTTAGGGGAAAAAGAGCTCTATTGGCATCGGCAGATTGGGCGTGTGCTTGCAAAACTTGCGCCACTTGATGGCCTAATCTTGGTGGGAGAGCGTGCGCGCCACATAGCATCACCGCTGTTGCAAGCAGTCAACGTCGTTACCGTGGATAGTTGGCAGCAGGCACAACAAGAACTTGAGCGTATGATTGTCAAAGATGACAGTCTTGTGCTGACCAAGGCCTCGCGTGGTGTGAATCTGTCTTTGCTTGTTGAAAAGGTAAGTCTGTAG
- a CDS encoding heparinase II/III family protein has translation MKILYYCSRARELGIGGTCNALKTRLHRATFGHTWRTKALAGSAGHHWSQVAKTHTLSADFEQFWQNLPAKKIVHKLIAHPLITRLAPELSTDPFELIDQADQICDGNIAVLGYEPFAFGQGPIDWHTDHQAARHGFTSPTSWQTAFYQRITASPCAHGKDQMPGPDVKTCWELSRLHQLVTLGLAYQQAEQERAVGYAQTFQKQLTDWITNNPYLLGINWVCPMEVGIRAINMVWALTLFSDETTLPKTFWQRVVCSLYDHLHYLENNWETSDRPNNHYLADLLGHAYLTLFFRGDITLNYQTHIQVLLDQFNQQIFGEGTSYEGSTAYHKLVCEMLAHLRALFALTHTFMPNQLIVKHVRMQQFLDDCTDHGGNTARIGDDDSGKIVFGIATKPQTMPNLATYHDFGITIVRGQHWHITFRHASYQDRQPSGHFHQDQLAVTISCDGQPIFIDPGSFVYTPHGQWRNHFRSWQQHNTFGLANTNSIKGQQDLFVLPQKISTAHPHIEYNDQTITISDSYQSQQTLPIAYRQLHITNNTVTITDWWQHTNDNEQPQTATHTSMWNFVCSPDITLEQQQDGFCLSPDKKISTIFLQSDAPFSVCQDMSSPSYGQSRPTKKLTACLPFSQTPMRTVLHRL, from the coding sequence ATGAAAATATTATACTATTGTAGCAGAGCACGCGAGCTCGGTATAGGTGGCACCTGCAATGCGCTAAAAACACGCCTCCATCGAGCCACATTTGGTCACACCTGGCGCACCAAGGCATTAGCAGGCTCAGCTGGACACCACTGGAGCCAAGTAGCAAAAACACACACCCTTTCGGCCGACTTTGAGCAATTTTGGCAGAACCTACCGGCAAAAAAAATAGTGCACAAACTCATTGCACACCCCCTCATTACAAGGCTTGCGCCAGAACTGAGCACCGACCCGTTTGAGCTGATCGACCAAGCAGACCAAATTTGTGACGGCAACATTGCAGTACTTGGATACGAGCCATTTGCCTTTGGCCAAGGCCCGATAGACTGGCACACTGACCACCAAGCCGCACGTCACGGTTTTACCAGCCCTACCAGCTGGCAAACTGCATTTTACCAACGTATAACCGCCTCACCCTGCGCACACGGCAAAGACCAAATGCCCGGCCCCGATGTTAAAACCTGCTGGGAGCTCTCACGCTTGCATCAGCTTGTCACACTCGGGCTGGCTTACCAACAAGCAGAACAAGAACGTGCCGTTGGCTATGCACAAACATTTCAAAAACAACTCACTGACTGGATCACCAATAACCCATATCTGCTAGGCATCAACTGGGTCTGCCCTATGGAAGTTGGCATTCGTGCCATCAATATGGTTTGGGCGCTCACGCTTTTTTCTGATGAGACAACGTTGCCAAAAACTTTTTGGCAACGTGTGGTGTGCAGCCTGTATGACCACTTGCACTACCTTGAAAATAATTGGGAAACCAGCGACCGGCCAAACAATCATTACCTTGCAGACTTGCTTGGTCACGCCTATCTTACGCTCTTTTTTAGGGGTGACATAACCTTGAATTATCAGACACACATTCAAGTTTTGCTTGATCAATTTAATCAGCAAATTTTTGGCGAAGGCACCAGCTATGAAGGCTCAACCGCCTACCACAAACTCGTGTGTGAAATGCTTGCCCACCTGCGCGCACTCTTTGCACTCACGCACACGTTTATGCCAAACCAACTGATTGTAAAACATGTGCGCATGCAGCAGTTTTTAGATGACTGCACAGACCATGGTGGCAATACAGCACGCATTGGCGATGATGATAGCGGAAAAATTGTTTTTGGTATAGCCACAAAGCCACAAACTATGCCTAATCTTGCAACCTATCATGACTTTGGCATAACCATTGTACGCGGTCAGCATTGGCACATTACGTTTCGTCATGCCAGCTACCAAGACAGACAACCATCAGGACATTTTCATCAAGATCAATTGGCTGTTACCATCTCGTGTGATGGGCAGCCAATTTTTATCGACCCTGGCAGTTTTGTCTACACACCGCACGGACAATGGCGCAATCACTTTAGAAGTTGGCAACAACACAACACCTTTGGCCTTGCCAACACCAACAGCATTAAAGGGCAACAGGACTTATTTGTCTTGCCGCAAAAAATCAGCACCGCACACCCCCACATTGAGTATAATGATCAAACAATCACCATATCAGACAGCTATCAAAGCCAACAAACACTGCCAATAGCATACCGGCAGCTACACATCACCAACAATACCGTCACCATCACTGACTGGTGGCAGCATACAAATGATAACGAGCAACCACAGACTGCCACACACACAAGCATGTGGAACTTTGTTTGCAGCCCAGACATCACGCTGGAACAGCAACAAGATGGCTTTTGTCTATCGCCTGATAAAAAAATAAGTACGATTTTTTTACAATCTGACGCACCATTTAGTGTGTGCCAAGATATGAGCTCCCCCTCTTACGGCCAAAGCCGCCCAACAAAAAAACTAACCGCCTGTTTACCATTTTCACAAACTCCTATGCGAACGGTGCTACACAGGCTTTAG
- a CDS encoding ATP-binding protein, protein MKLKKLPLGIQVFEQIIEHDYVYVDKTEYVYAMISSGSCYFLSRPRRFGKSLTLSTLDAIFSGRKELFKNLWIDKSDWGWKKYPVLRLDMSSVSCQNVQAFRQSLGVCLDLLARRHNIVIDQSWHAGDKLKAIVEQCARKGPVVVLIDEYDAPLLQHLHNIEDAECIRTELRCLYAPLKDLQKYLRFVFLTGVSRFSKTSIFSGLNNLTDLSMHGTYAALCGYTQAEIEHYFADHLDLVAQRLRLHKSVLIDQVRSWYNGYRFSACSEISLYNPISVLSLLDRKEFKNFWMETGSPSFLIKLFVQGQLAPKDIDNSWVSESTLSSFELSNINLQTVMVQAGYLTIKDYVFKNNRSRYLLGYPNHEVKQSFIECIIQNLLKTEPTLVESYAEALRDALCQSRLEKFIDLFKELMTQIPYDLYASTEKHYQTIFYVTCLVAGFEPIAEDHTARGRIDVTFEHEHVIYIIELKIGCSADNALAQIHEKRYYEKFLNKGKRIVLLGISFDVQAKTIGEWKQENL, encoded by the coding sequence GTGAAGCTAAAAAAATTGCCACTAGGTATACAAGTTTTTGAACAAATTATCGAGCATGACTATGTTTATGTCGATAAAACCGAATATGTTTATGCCATGATTTCTTCCGGGTCGTGCTACTTTCTTTCACGTCCACGTCGTTTTGGTAAGTCGCTGACGCTTTCAACGTTGGATGCTATTTTTTCAGGCAGAAAGGAATTGTTCAAAAACCTTTGGATTGATAAGAGTGATTGGGGATGGAAAAAATATCCTGTGCTGCGCCTGGATATGTCCAGTGTTTCCTGTCAAAATGTTCAGGCCTTTAGGCAAAGCTTAGGTGTTTGCCTTGATCTACTTGCACGTAGGCACAATATTGTTATCGACCAAAGTTGGCATGCAGGTGACAAACTTAAGGCAATTGTTGAGCAGTGTGCCAGAAAAGGTCCTGTGGTGGTGTTAATTGATGAATACGATGCGCCGCTACTACAACATTTGCACAATATTGAAGATGCCGAGTGTATCAGGACTGAATTGCGTTGCCTGTATGCTCCGCTTAAGGATTTGCAGAAATACTTACGGTTTGTTTTTCTGACCGGGGTAAGTAGGTTTTCAAAAACATCTATTTTTTCTGGATTGAACAATTTAACTGACTTAAGCATGCATGGAACATATGCTGCGTTATGTGGGTATACGCAAGCTGAGATAGAGCATTATTTTGCAGACCACTTGGATCTCGTTGCTCAGCGGTTACGCTTGCACAAATCTGTGCTCATCGACCAGGTGAGGTCTTGGTACAATGGATATCGGTTTAGCGCCTGCTCAGAAATTTCTTTGTACAATCCCATATCTGTTTTGTCGTTGCTTGATCGAAAAGAATTCAAAAATTTTTGGATGGAGACTGGTAGCCCGTCATTTTTAATAAAACTGTTTGTGCAGGGGCAGCTTGCCCCCAAGGACATTGACAACAGTTGGGTAAGTGAAAGTACGCTCAGCAGTTTTGAGCTGAGCAATATTAACTTGCAAACAGTTATGGTTCAGGCTGGATATTTAACAATCAAGGATTATGTGTTTAAAAATAATCGCTCCCGCTATCTGCTTGGTTATCCAAATCATGAGGTTAAGCAGTCATTTATAGAGTGTATTATTCAAAACTTACTAAAAACTGAGCCGACGCTTGTTGAGAGTTATGCCGAGGCGTTGCGTGATGCTCTTTGCCAGTCAAGGCTAGAAAAATTTATAGATTTGTTTAAAGAGTTGATGACACAAATTCCATATGATTTGTATGCATCAACAGAAAAACATTATCAGACTATTTTTTATGTGACCTGTTTGGTTGCAGGTTTTGAGCCTATTGCTGAAGATCACACAGCGCGTGGACGCATTGATGTAACATTTGAACACGAACATGTTATTTATATCATTGAACTTAAAATTGGTTGTAGCGCTGACAACGCGCTTGCACAAATACATGAAAAGCGTTATTACGAAAAATTCTTAAATAAAGGTAAACGGATTGTTTTGCTTGGTATTTCGTTTGATGTGCAGGCAAAAACAATCGGTGAATGGAAACAAGAAAATTTATAA